ttggggttgcAACCACTCCATAATGACACTACCAGATAAAGAGATGAGATTTCAACATGCACATCATCCTTACTGCTGACGGTAGAATAAATGTTCGTTCAGAAAATAAGAGCGGAGAcagagagatttattttttttggcttgcaCCACCGTCAGAATCAAAAATATCCCCCATCTGCCATCTACCAGCCTATTCACACTTGAGGGGCTCTGCACAGTTACAAATGTGGGGATGGGTGCATTCAAAATGCCCTCCGGTCATTAGAGGAATATTAATCTGTAATGACGAGGAAGCGGGAATCCAACAGCAACAAGAAGGAAATCAGCGGATAGATggcttgtttcatttcattagaggaagggagggagggagggagggaaagagggagggagagagagagagagagagagagacagtgcagTCTAAGCAGAAGACTGAGCAAGAataagggggaggagccacagaaAGCAAGCATTAATCCTGGGCTTCATTAAAACCCCGGTTTTAAGCTTGGCCCCTTTTCAATATGGAAATATCTGAGACactgagagagcaagagaggagggGACTGAGGAGGAAGGGGccgtgaggggaggggggggcgagggttggggtggggggggagtggaaaGGGAGAGGTAGACGCCCCTGCCTGAATTGTGACTGGCTTACGACACTCAGTGAAGGGAAGGTGCTTCTGCATGCGCTGGCAGTAGTCGGCTGCAGGAGATCGAATGCTGCTTTCAACACGTCGCCTCTGGGCTCGCAGGCTTACcacccagctgcagcagaaccggcaaacacaaacagaaaaaaacaacaacaccacaGCGCAGCAACTTCCAACAGGAATGAGgcttcaaaatgaaaagcaaaaagatGAAACCTTTGGAATAAATCTCCACTCTTTCCTTATTCATTAGTGTAAATTCATTTAGTTGAATTTTTCAAAGCCAGTGACTGATGAATAACGTTCTCTccatggattaaaaaaaaaaattaaaagaaaaaaacattctggacAGCAGACACTTCAAGTGATGGTCAGTAATTTAGGGCTGAGATCTGGCGGAGtggtcagaaagagagagttcTGAGggttttttctcccctcttttctgcgctctctccctccctctctctctgctctctctccctcccttctctccctctccctctctctctctctctctccctctctctttctccgatCGCCACGGCAGCAGTGACTGCGGAGGAGAggagctgaggagagaagagaggacagCGTTCATGCATGCAGTGTGGGGGGGAAGACTCGCACTCCCGACCACTCcacggagggggaaaaaaagacaccgGGATTTGTCAGCTCTCCGGGTCTTTCAGACGAGGATAACTACGGACGCTGTAAGTTTGCCAGAATCTGCCATCCACCAGATTCACGGGAGACAGAATTTCTTTTTCGCAACggggtatttttttccccattttttttctttctctcttcttcttcttcctcttcctctttttttttttaagactggCACGTAATTAGCGTCAGCACAAAGGGAGACGCTGAATAGAGGTTGTCTGCCTCTGGAAAGGGGTGAGTGAGAATCCTTTCATATGAGATCAGTTCACGAAAAGCGCTattctccccccctttccctcccctctgctcctgctctctgttatctaaaatgaaaaaaagagtcTTGGCTTTTATCCTCCttagttcttttctttttgttgtggCACGATtcctctttaaaataaataaaggctcAGAAgaataactacaaaaaaaaaaagcaagattcCAGCCAGGGATTCCAGGGAATttatctgggggaaaaaaaataaaaaataaaaaaaaaccacaaaatgatGTAGTATCTGAATGATTCAATGGACTTTTGCCCCACTACATGCAGGAATATTCATGCTAATGGATTTCCTTCTTGTGGGTCTGTACCTGACGTGGCAGTTGGGGAAGCCTGTCGGATTGATACTGTGCTCTCTGGGAATGTTTGTGAGAATGCTCCCGGCGGTGGAGGCGGCGTGCCCGCGGCCGTGCCGCTGCGACGGGAAGATGCTGTACTGCGAGGGGCTCAACCTGACGGACGTCCCGCGCAACCTGAGCGGGGCGCTGGGCCTGTCGCTGCGGGAGAACGGCCTGGCCGAGCTGCGGGACGGACAGTTCGCCGGCCTGTCGCAGCTCACCTGGCTCTACCTGGACCACAACGGCATCGGCGCGGTGGAGGAGGGCGCCTTCGAGAGGCTGCGGCGCGTCAAGGagctggacctcagctacaaccGCGTGGAGAGCCTGCCCAACTCCACCTTCAGGCCGCTGCCCAACCTGCGCATGCTGGACCTGTCGCACAACAGCCTGCAGGCGCTGGAGCCGGAGCTGTTCCACGGCCTCCGCAAGCTCACCAACCTGGACCTGCGCTACAACGCCCTCAAGTTCGTCCCCGTCCGCATCTTCCAGGACTGCCGGAGCATGCAGTTCCTGGACCTGGGCTACAACCGGCTGCAGAGCCTGGCGCGGAACTCCTTCGCCGGCCTGTTCAAGCTCACCGAGCTGCACCTGGAGCACAACGAACTGGTGAAAGTCAACCTGGCGCACTTCCCCCGCCTGCTGTCGCTGCGCACGCTCTACATGCAGCGCAACCGGGCCGCCATCGTGGTGAGCACGCTGGACTGGACGTGGCCCTTCCTGGAAAAGATCGACTTCTCAGGCAACGAGATCGAGTACATCGAGCCTCACGTTTTCGAGAGTGTGCCTAACCTGAAAACCCTGCACCTGGACCTCAACCGGCTCACGCACGTCGACCAGCGGATAGTGAACTCCTGGGCGTCCCTGACCAACGTCGCCCTCTCTGGCAACCCGTGGGACTGCAGCAGGAACATCTGCGCCCTGGCCTCCTGGCTCGGCGGGTTCCAGGGCCAGCACGACCCCGCCCTGCTGTGCTCCAGCCCCGACACGGCGCAGGGCGAGGACGTCCTGGACGCCGTCTACGCCTTCGGGCTCTGCGAGGAGCCGGCGGTGGCTGCGTCGGCGGCGACCACCACGCCGGCGCCCCACGCCATCACCAACAACGCCGCCCGCGGCTACAGCTACGATGGCCCCACCAGGAACCCGTACGACCTGCAGGACGTGGAGGGCGGCGGGGTGGCCACCAGCTCGTTCGCCGTGACGGAGACCGGGGCGGACCTCGACGGCACCATGCAGATCCACAAGGTGGTGACGGGCACCATGGCGCTGATCTTCTCCTTCCTCATCCTGGTGCTGATGCTCTACGTCTCCTGGAAGTGTTTCCCGGCCGGCATCAGGCAGCTGAGGCAGTGCCTGGGCCGGCAGAACCgcaagcagaagcagaagcagaccATGCAGCAGATGGCAGCCATGTCCGCGCAGGAGTACTACGTCGACTACAAGCCCAACCACATCGAGGGCGCGCTGGTCATCATCAACGAGTACGGCTCCTGCACCTGCCAGCAGCAGCCATCTCGAGAGTGCGAGGTCTGAGCACCCAGCGCCGGAGGGtggggtggagcaggagagTCAAACGCACAGAGAGACGGGcccgcagaaacacacacacgcacacacatactctcacacacacacgcagaaacacacacacacacacatacactcacacaaacgcaaacataTACACGCCCaaacgtacgtacacacacacacactcacacacacacaggcacgcagaaacacacacacacacacgcatactcacacacacagacagacacgcacacacacgcatgcacgcacgcatgcacacacgcacacgcacacacacacaaacacacgtacacacacacacacgcatgtacacacaaacaaactcacacacacacacaacaacacacacacacacccacacacgtacacacacactcacacacaaacacacacacacacgcacacacacacacacattctgcacTGCATCGCTGCGCACAGAACCGACGGAGACAGTGAACGTGGGGTTACTGCTGATTTCCGAGGCCACAGCCTTCCAGCACCTGTTGACTCTGCAAACAGGAAGAGGGGCTCGTgacgagggagggggggggggcggtcacaCAAAGCGAGGAGGATGTTTTAGCTTTAATGTGTCTTTCTATTCCGGATGTTCTAGTGTTCGAAAGGGGACATCAAAATCAACGTTTTTACTGTGGTGACAAAAAGCAGAGGAATCGGTAAAGCAGAGATGCAAAGAGTGAACAGAGATGCAAGCTACCTTATTTCTTTtgtaaactaaaatgtttaaataataaaaaaataattgttatttaCAGTATCCATGCCTGcaggagtttgtttttttgcatttaagcAGAGCTGCCGGTTGTaggctgtgatttttttctccattcattgaaaacatttagatccaaaagacagccaatcaaatttgAATTCAGTAGGGGTTTATAATCTGTGTTGTTCTAACAGACAGTGTGTAAATTACTCTCAGACAACATCCTTTTAGATGAGAAAGAGCTGCTTTTAATTCATAGCTTGAcgtattttttaatgtgtaatCAAAATCTGCAACAGGCAGACGATGCTGTACACTTAAAAATTGGCCCCATCTTTTAATCAACGCAAAAGCCTTATATATCATAAATTTCAAAACTCTGCCTGAGTGGGAAACATGGTAAGGTGCTGTACATCCAAAATGGCCACATAATTCTCCACAGCTGAGTTCCCGATGCGTGGTATGGATCTGTTGTTTGAGCGCTGTCTCACCAGGACGGCGTTTGACTGACTGAACTGAAGGATGGCGGCTGTGTGTGAAATTGAACGAGCCTGAAAAGTCTTCTCCGGGCACAGCCCGTGTCACGCAGGGTACTCAGGCTGCTCTCTAATGTTCTCATATCAACAGCAGCGGggggaaagaagggggggggggggggagagggaaaaaaaaaaaaacggtcaaAAAATAGCCGgtgtgagcgtgctcagtgctgctctgtctcCGAGCAGAACTCCGGGCAGCCCGCCGCGGCGTCGGCTCGCACGctagcctcccccccccccccccccagcgcacaTCTGGTCACTCCGGTAAACAGCCGAGCTGTCGCTCTGAAGCGGTCGCCACGGCGTCCGCCACCTCCGCACGCCCGCCCAATCTGCCGCCGCTCGCCAGTACGACCGCAGTTACTTACCGTGCCCAGCGGGCATGTCTGTGGGCGAGCGAACgcccgggtgtgtgtgtgtacgcgcgcgcgtgtgtgtgtgtgtgtgtgcgtgtctggaAGGATAAGCTGAACTTCAGTGCCACAAAACAAGTTTATAGCCTGCAGAATACAGgaaaacaacatgaaatgttttctatttctctctgaCAACGGAAAGAAAATGATCCCAGATATATAACCTTTTACACCTGAAATTGATTCCCTGTATGCGAGCCCCTTCGGTTTGCCATGACAAGTGCAGCACAATTTGACGAACGTGCAGTATAATGTGCAGcgttaaattaactcttacagtGCAAACGCGGTCCCAACAGTACTCACATAAACTGTGTTAGAATTGAATTACCActgaacattaacattaactCATTAAATATGCTATAGTCaatgttagtttttttccccccatgccTACATAATTATTGTATAACCAATGTCAATAAGTGTGTACGTTCATTAACGTCAACATGCGAGTCCCACGTGTTTCAAGCCTGACGTAAATAACTTCTGTGCCTTGGCTTCCGTTGCAGTCATGTCCTCACCTgaggtgttttttatttttttattttttattttttgcataagATTAGCAAATCAAACCACACGCTGAGCGTGCCATGGTGCTGCAGCACGAGGCTATGCTCCAAGCCAGAAACGACCAGGCATCTCAGACGTTAAAATAAAACGGACACCGTTAAAAGATACACCGATAATCCATTTGCGATTACGCGGCTGGGATGTGTCggctaattaagcaattaacatcgcTCGCATTGTCGTAAAACGGACACACTCGCAAAAACGAAAAATGTGTCCACAACAGATGGTTGCCATGGCGCGGCTCTCCGGATGTTCTATAGCGACTCTCGCTCTCGATTTGCACACATTTTGCTTGTGTGGTGGCATCTGCATACCATTCGCCCAAACAGCGGATtaaaaagagggaaaataaatggcagGCTTCTCTCTAATTTCAGCGCTTGGCCTAGATGACTAAGCAAAAAACGCTGGATGTGAATGGATACTCAGCAAACCAATTTTATGACATTATCGTACGGCTGTTCAGTTTCTACAGGCATTACCATTAAGCCACATAGCTTGACGAATGTTGGGTTATTGCAAAAGCAAAATGGTTAGCAAATGGCTAGTTTTGCAGAGACTGTAGTTTACATATACAATACCTTTATCCTTTTATAATTTTCTGCCATTGTAAAGACAAAATAAGCAGAAGTTAATACATTACAGATGAAAGTGAGAAAGAAATGACCTCATACCTACTATTGCATAATAACGGAATCAtagaaaaagacattttatcCTTAAAACTTCCCCAGAGCCACATTTCAACCACACTGTTATCAATCGACAAGCGAAGGTGCTTTTCATTATCTCGTTAGCATGTTGatcgttacattacattacaggcatttagcagacgctcttatccagagcgacttacacaactttttttacaaagcatttatagtgcacccatttatacagctggatatatacggaagaaatgcaggttaagtaccttgctcaagggcacagaGAGActtgaacccgcaaccttttGCAACACATTGCAataccagctccttacccattatagtACGCTGCCTCCCTACACTAGTGGAAGTGTCAGTTTGAAACCCAGTTACCAGTCACCAGTGTATATATCCATTACTCTCAGGCTGTGCTTTAAGTGTAAAACATCTTCTAAGAATGTTGGAATAACACAATGTGCAGTCAGGGCAACGTTGAGTAAACTCACTCACAGCAGCAGAACAATGAACTGATCTTCACACgtttcatccatttttaaaatatcttttggaattaaaaatgcatttcagaaatgttacaAAGCAAAAACTCATCAAAGACCGCAGtgtgcaaaatgtaaataaataaataaacaacaatacaatacattgaATGTGTTTATGAAGGATAACAAAATCAACgtaaaaagtttcatttttaaattggatAGTGAAACTtcctcatttttatatttcagtgtttggCCTGACAACTTCACaatgagtatatatatacagcatgataattatttttctttttggaaaagtAGATGCATAATTCAACAGAATCTTCATATTACCCAATATGAATAGACTATTTGAATGCATTCATGATATTTCAAACTCAGTGTCATATGGGTTGTatacatacaatgaaaacagaaaataattcagttatttatttataccttATAAGGGCAAACTGTTACACATTTAATTATATCTTGTgaaattatgtttatgtttttttcatttaattatttttttgtaaggtCACCCTGAACACACAAGCATCACACTGGTGATGATCCAACCCCGACCGAActggtgaaaataaaacaccCGGCAGgatgaaacaaatgaatgacAGGAGTACTATGAGCCATTCAATGGAccgctggtgggggggggggggatatcgGGCATTTTGGCAGCGCAATTTGCCATCTAGAATGAGTAATGAGAAGACTAACAGCTCCAGTTCACCTTCGTGCTGTGGCTGGAACATGACCTTATTAAAGCACCGTCAATATCGCCAAGCTTTCCACGCAGCGCAGAGAACACTACGCCGGGCCAGACGgttaatatttcagtaaaacaGAGAGTCGTCCGTAGATCAGTAAAAGGGCTCGCAGCCCGACACGTCAGTGTGACACGTACGAGCGAAGACTCGGCTCGCGGAAATCACGAATGACGACTCCGGCAAAACGATGATAAAAAAACGAAgagaaataacaataatattttgaGCGCCGAATATGGAATGCTAATCAAGAGCTGCAGAGACGCCAACGCATCCGGCAAGATGACGTCTCCTCTGTGAATTCTGTTGCAGCACAAATCAGTtacaacataaatatatatatatatatatatatatatgccttgGAGGAAGTTCTACATGAGAGGGAAGGGAGATCTATAACGCACAGAGGCCCTTATTCAACATCTCACAGGAATAGAACTGTCTCCATGCGTctaacatacacagacatggcGCCTCTCATGAGCACCACCAGCTCTGTGTCCCTGGTGAAACAGGGACGGGAACGTCAGGCGACGCCAACGTCTCAGGGGCGTGGCCAGATTAGGACACAAAGCCGACATCGCCGCTGGCGTTCGAGCCCCCGCACCTGCACTCGCGTGGGATTAGAGCAGTTTACAGGGGACTCCGACGGATCCTGACAGGAAGGGGGGCTGTCAGGACGTGTGTTTAACAATAGAGGTCCTCGCGAGACCCGTCTCAGTGCCCCACAATGCAAAGTGACAGCTTTATCCCCCCGTGAGCGCCGTAATCTCTGTCTGAATCATTGAGGGCGGCTCATTAAACTCATAAGCAGAGCAAACGTGGCGGgagcatgcttgtgtgtgtgtgcgtgtgtgtgtgtgtgtgtgtgcgcgtgcctgcgTACTGTATGTacgtgcgtgcaggtgtgtgtgtgtgtgtgtgtgtaaagtgagGCAGGAGTGTGTGCAAAGTTatgtagttctgtgtgtgtaaagCGATGtaggtatgcatgtgtgtgtgtgtgtgtgtgtgtgtaaggggatTAAGGTGGtaataaatgaacacagctAAGCCCAGAGATCGTTTCTACTCCGTGCCATGGACGCACAGCAGCATTCTGGGATAGCAGCACCACCACCGCCTGCCAAGGCAGTGCCAGTCACAGCAATGGATCCCACACTGACCCTGACAGCCACTTCCCACAGAGTGGCACTCAAACCGAGTTACTGCGGCAACACCTGAGCAAAAGCTGCATTTGTCATGTGTGTTCCAACTGTCAGCTACTCCATGCGAAGCAGGGCGgggatttttatttacttttattgaaGTGTTAAATACGGACCATGTGCGGGCAGGAATGGCATTGTCAGATATTCAATTAGACAGTAAACTGCCAAAACATAATCCCCCTGAGAGATGATGTGGCATTAATGTACTCAGTGGCCCAGGGATAAATTTGTAATCTGTGGCCAtgtttatgcatattttatgcgCAGACAAGAtggtaattatttataaaataaaaatgacttacCTGTGACGAGAATGCAAAGGATTGGGGACCGCATGGTGACCAGCAACAGGcatgaaaggaaaaacacacagaaatatttatttagatatttagattTTGACCAATTGCTCATTATTTATCTTTGTTATCCTTTGGATTGCTATATTCTGCACTGTtgttaatagaaaaaaaaagaaatttgaatAATAGCATTGCACCAAAATCTTCCACAACCCTCAGAGTTGCACTCACAACTTTTCAAATCCAGCAGAAACCATGATTGTGTCTGCTTCACAAAGAAGCACTAAACACTACACTGTCACTGAACACCATGTATCAACCAAAGAGAGGACagtatgaattgtttgattgctaTTAAAAGCATGATATGCTTCATGTCAAACTCAACAACACCTGTGACTCAATGACACTTTACACCATTGTCTGGCTGGGCATGCGAAGCAACTCACTTCTATCagcataatacataataaaaaatgctaaaaaaaaaaaatagaattgtcGCTAAGAATGAAACAATTGGTGTCAGACGCACACAAGGATACAATGCACTCTGTTGAGACAGCCatacaaacagcacagaaacgATCAGAAAGccaaattacatatttatacagtTATTAGCGTGTCACTGAATGTTTATAACCAACAAAATGTCACAAATAGCCACCTAATTATCTCAGCGTGTGAGGACAGAGGGCTGTGTAACCCGTAAGATCCTTTCTGAGAGAACCAGAGTACAGGATTTCTCGTGTGAGCGTTCGGCAGAATGGCCAGTTTCGGGAGCGGCGCGGCCGCTGATAAGCGGGGCGACTGATTTGTAAATCCTGAGCGAGAAGCCTGTCGGTTTCCTGGCCACAGCCTCGCCGAGGCGGTTGACACGAGAGATGAAATGTTGTGCCAGTGAGTGTCCTCTGCTCGCGGACTGATTACATTCATTGGGCCGAGcgaaaaaaagatttatgaatACTGCCGTGCCCGAGGCGGACCAATTCGGCCCAAACACAGGCCGCTCTCTGGATCATTTTCGCAATTTCCCACCTTCCAAAGGACTAGGGGTGTTCGCCACGTGTGACTATCTGCGGCACTTGACAAAAACAAGCGGAAAGAACACTGGTAACCCGAAGATTTCGGAGAAAGAGTTTCATACAAACTAAAGGGGCATCCCAtgagcctggattcaatcacaATGTgtcctgaattattttttttattttatttttttatttaaaaaaaaagagccaagaCACATCAGGAACCGTCATAGTCGCATCGTAGGCCCAGATTGACATCCTCAATTTATATTGCACTTCTGAAGGACCCCAAGGAATTCTGGTCAAgtttaacaaatgtattttttgccaTCACTAAAAGTCTCAATAGAATGATTATATTgtccttatttatttgtttcggTATTTTACATCTGAACTGTTGCTGCGTCGTGTCAAATCTTCAAAATAGAGGGAGACGTTCAGAAAACGAGTTCATGGCAAAAAAACTGTCCTCCacacgttattttttaaataacagaaacATGTCACTCGTCAGGCCTGTCACCTTTCTGTTTTCAGTGATGGATCTCTGAAATGGGTCTAAAATTAAGCGCGCATTAG
The nucleotide sequence above comes from Anguilla rostrata isolate EN2019 chromosome 7, ASM1855537v3, whole genome shotgun sequence. Encoded proteins:
- the LOC135260065 gene encoding leucine-rich repeat transmembrane neuronal protein 1-like, whose translation is MIQWTFAPLHAGIFMLMDFLLVGLYLTWQLGKPVGLILCSLGMFVRMLPAVEAACPRPCRCDGKMLYCEGLNLTDVPRNLSGALGLSLRENGLAELRDGQFAGLSQLTWLYLDHNGIGAVEEGAFERLRRVKELDLSYNRVESLPNSTFRPLPNLRMLDLSHNSLQALEPELFHGLRKLTNLDLRYNALKFVPVRIFQDCRSMQFLDLGYNRLQSLARNSFAGLFKLTELHLEHNELVKVNLAHFPRLLSLRTLYMQRNRAAIVVSTLDWTWPFLEKIDFSGNEIEYIEPHVFESVPNLKTLHLDLNRLTHVDQRIVNSWASLTNVALSGNPWDCSRNICALASWLGGFQGQHDPALLCSSPDTAQGEDVLDAVYAFGLCEEPAVAASAATTTPAPHAITNNAARGYSYDGPTRNPYDLQDVEGGGVATSSFAVTETGADLDGTMQIHKVVTGTMALIFSFLILVLMLYVSWKCFPAGIRQLRQCLGRQNRKQKQKQTMQQMAAMSAQEYYVDYKPNHIEGALVIINEYGSCTCQQQPSRECEV